The Mycolicibacterium doricum genome includes a region encoding these proteins:
- a CDS encoding pseudouridine synthase: protein MTEPDGVRLQKVLSQAGIASRRVAEKMILDGRVEVDGLIVTELGTRVDPGTADIRVDGTRVLLDDTLVHLAINKPRGMHSTMSDDRGRPCIGDLVEHRVRGNKGLFHVGRLDADTEGLMLLTNDGELAHRLMHPSYEVPKTYVATVLGTVPRGLGKKLRAGVELDDGPARVDDFAVVDALPGRSMVRVTLHEGRKRIVRRLLAAVGFPVQELVRTDIGAVSLGEQRPGSIRVLTRKEIGELYKAVGM, encoded by the coding sequence ATGACCGAACCCGATGGTGTCCGACTGCAGAAGGTGTTGTCTCAGGCGGGAATCGCGTCCCGCCGCGTCGCAGAGAAGATGATCCTCGACGGTCGCGTCGAGGTTGACGGCCTCATCGTGACCGAACTCGGCACCCGGGTCGATCCCGGCACGGCCGACATCCGGGTCGACGGCACCCGGGTCCTGCTCGACGACACTCTGGTGCATCTGGCGATCAACAAGCCGCGCGGCATGCACTCCACGATGTCCGACGATCGCGGCCGGCCCTGCATCGGCGACCTCGTCGAACACCGGGTGCGCGGCAACAAGGGGTTGTTCCACGTCGGGCGCCTCGACGCGGACACCGAGGGGCTGATGCTGCTGACCAACGACGGCGAACTCGCGCACCGGTTGATGCATCCGTCCTATGAGGTGCCGAAGACCTATGTGGCGACCGTGCTGGGCACCGTCCCGCGCGGGCTGGGCAAGAAGTTGCGCGCCGGGGTGGAGCTGGACGACGGACCCGCCCGTGTCGACGACTTCGCGGTCGTCGACGCACTGCCCGGCCGGTCGATGGTCCGGGTGACCCTGCACGAGGGCCGCAAGCGTATCGTTCGTCGCTTGTTGGCGGCGGTCGGATTCCCGGTCCAGGAGCTGGTGCGCACCGACATCGGGGCGGTCTCGCTCGGTGAGCAGCGCCCCGGGAGTATTCGGGTGTTGACCCGTAAGGAGATCGGTGAACTGTACAAGGCGGTGGGGATGTGA
- a CDS encoding segregation/condensation protein A, with translation MSGEDADQPDKRGFQVRLSNFEGPFDLLLQLIFAHRLDVTEVALHQVTDDFIAYTKAIGPQLELDETTAFLVIAATLLDLKAARLLPAGEVQDEEDLALLEVRDLLFARLLQYRAFKHVAVIFAELEAAALRSYPRAVSLEPRYSELLPEVMLGVDAERFAEIAASALTPRPVPSVRTDHLHASSVSVPEQAKRLLALLEQRGVGQWATFTDLVADCEGGIEIVGRFLALLELYRARTVAFEQAEPLGVLQVSWTGDRPTNEQLATVDAGEQREQ, from the coding sequence GTGAGCGGCGAGGACGCCGATCAGCCAGACAAGCGCGGGTTCCAGGTCCGGCTGAGCAATTTCGAGGGTCCGTTCGATCTACTGCTGCAGCTGATCTTCGCCCACCGGCTCGACGTCACCGAAGTCGCGCTGCACCAGGTCACCGACGACTTCATCGCCTACACCAAGGCCATCGGCCCGCAGCTCGAACTCGACGAGACAACGGCGTTCCTGGTGATCGCCGCCACGCTGTTGGATCTCAAGGCCGCCCGCCTGTTGCCCGCCGGCGAGGTCCAGGACGAAGAGGATCTCGCCCTGCTGGAGGTGCGTGACCTGTTGTTCGCCCGGTTGCTGCAATACCGGGCGTTCAAACACGTCGCGGTGATATTCGCCGAACTGGAGGCGGCCGCACTGCGCAGTTATCCGCGCGCGGTGTCGCTGGAGCCGCGCTACAGCGAGCTGCTGCCCGAGGTCATGCTGGGCGTCGACGCCGAGCGGTTCGCCGAAATCGCGGCGTCAGCGCTCACCCCACGGCCGGTGCCGAGCGTTCGCACCGACCACCTGCACGCCTCGTCGGTGTCGGTGCCGGAGCAGGCCAAGCGGTTGCTGGCATTGCTCGAGCAGCGGGGGGTCGGCCAGTGGGCGACGTTCACCGATCTGGTCGCCGACTGTGAGGGTGGCATCGAGATCGTCGGCCGTTTCCTGGCGCTGCTCGAGCTGTACCGGGCCCGGACGGTAGCATTCGAGCAGGCAGAACCGCTTGGTGTGCTCCAGGTTTCGTGGACCGGGGATCGGCCGACCAACGAACAACTGGCAACCGTCGACGCGGGAGAACAACGAGAGCAATGA
- the cmk gene encoding (d)CMP kinase — MTDRTVIAVDGPAGTGKSSVSRGLARALGARYLDTGAMYRIVTLAVLRSRIDPSDGDAVAAAADEVELAVGYDPDEDRCLLAGEDVSAEIRGDAVTRAVSAVSAVPAVRARLVDLQRRLADGSRSVVVEGRDIGTVVLPDADVKIFLTASAEERARRRNAQNIDSGLTDDYASVLADVRRRDHLDSTRAVSPLRAAEDAVVVDTSDMTETEVIAHLQDLVHQRAGARR; from the coding sequence GTGACCGACCGAACGGTGATCGCCGTCGACGGCCCCGCTGGAACCGGAAAGTCCTCCGTGTCAAGGGGTTTGGCACGTGCCCTCGGTGCGCGCTATCTCGACACCGGGGCGATGTACCGCATCGTGACCCTGGCGGTGTTGCGCTCGCGCATCGATCCGTCCGACGGTGACGCGGTGGCCGCGGCGGCCGACGAGGTGGAGCTCGCGGTCGGTTACGACCCCGACGAGGACCGCTGTCTGCTTGCAGGAGAAGATGTTTCAGCCGAAATACGTGGTGACGCCGTCACCCGGGCGGTGTCGGCGGTGTCCGCGGTCCCCGCGGTGCGAGCGCGGCTCGTGGACCTACAGCGCCGGCTGGCCGACGGATCCCGCAGCGTCGTCGTGGAGGGACGCGACATCGGTACCGTGGTGCTGCCCGACGCGGACGTGAAGATCTTCCTCACCGCCTCGGCCGAGGAGCGGGCGCGCCGGCGCAACGCGCAAAACATCGACAGCGGATTGACCGACGACTACGCCTCCGTGTTGGCCGACGTCCGACGACGCGACCACCTCGACTCCACCCGGGCGGTGTCACCGCTACGGGCCGCCGAAGACGCCGTGGTCGTCGACACCAGCGATATGACCGAGACCGAAGTGATCGCGCACCTGCAGGACCTGGTGCACCAGAGGGCGGGAGCGCGGCGATGA
- a CDS encoding ParA family protein: MTDDAAGADAPVAKGLTGRPHRSTPEPAPRSTHGPAKVIAMCNQKGGVGKTTSTINLGASLAEYGRRVLLVDLDPQGALSAGLGVPHYELDHTVHNLLVEPRVSIDEVLIKTRVAGLDLVPSNIDLSAAEIQLVNEVGREQTLGRALYPVLDRYDYVLIDCQPSLGLLTVNGLACSDGVIIPTECEYFSLRGLALLTDTVDKVRDRLNPKLDISGILVTRYDPRTVNAREVMARVVERFGDLVFDTVITRTVRFPETSVAGEPITTWAPKSAGAEAYRALAREVIDRFGA; this comes from the coding sequence ATGACCGATGACGCCGCAGGTGCCGACGCGCCCGTGGCGAAGGGCCTGACCGGACGGCCACACCGCTCGACACCCGAACCCGCACCTCGCAGCACCCACGGACCGGCCAAGGTCATCGCGATGTGCAACCAGAAGGGTGGCGTCGGCAAGACAACCTCGACCATCAACCTCGGCGCCAGCCTCGCCGAATACGGCCGGCGGGTGCTGCTGGTGGACCTCGACCCGCAAGGTGCACTTTCCGCCGGGCTCGGCGTGCCGCACTACGAACTGGACCACACCGTGCACAACCTGCTGGTCGAACCTCGGGTGTCGATCGACGAGGTCCTCATCAAGACCCGTGTCGCGGGCCTCGACCTGGTTCCCAGCAACATCGACCTGTCGGCGGCGGAGATCCAGCTGGTCAACGAGGTGGGGCGCGAGCAGACGTTGGGCCGTGCGCTGTACCCGGTGCTCGATCGCTACGACTACGTGCTGATCGACTGCCAGCCGTCGCTGGGACTGCTCACCGTCAACGGGCTGGCCTGCAGTGACGGCGTGATCATCCCCACCGAGTGCGAGTACTTCTCGCTGCGGGGCCTGGCGTTGCTCACCGACACCGTCGACAAGGTCCGTGACCGGCTCAACCCCAAGCTGGACATCAGCGGTATCCTGGTGACCCGCTACGACCCGCGCACGGTCAACGCCCGGGAGGTGATGGCCCGGGTGGTCGAGCGGTTCGGTGACCTGGTGTTCGACACCGTCATCACCCGCACCGTGCGCTTCCCGGAGACCAGCGTCGCGGGGGAGCCCATCACGACGTGGGCACCGAAGTCGGCCGGCGCCGAGGCGTACCGGGCGCTGGCACGGGAAGTCATCGACCGGTTCGGCGCGTGA
- a CDS encoding sulfite exporter TauE/SafE family protein: MRSLLIIAFVGVGAQLVDGALGMAFGVTASTLLVLSGVAAAQASAAVHLAEVGTTLASGISHWRFKNIDWSIVAKLGVPGAIGAFVGANVLSALSTEDAAPLMAAILLCIGAYVLLRFSLRTPPVIGGDGTKHGAKFLTPLGLFGGFIDASGGGGWGPITTSTLLSSGKTAPRTVIGSVSASEFLVALSASLGFLVGLREQFFQNFGVVVALAIGGVIAAPLAAFLVSRVSPALLGTAVGGVIVLTNSQKLVHYFGIGWPWSSFIYSIIVVAWAVFLVLAWRIMRAPAYVPRELESQATVAEQPAETADEVR; this comes from the coding sequence ATGCGTTCGCTACTGATCATTGCCTTCGTCGGGGTTGGCGCCCAGCTCGTCGACGGTGCACTCGGGATGGCGTTCGGTGTCACCGCCTCGACGCTGCTCGTGCTGTCCGGCGTGGCCGCCGCCCAGGCCAGTGCCGCGGTGCACCTGGCCGAGGTGGGCACCACGCTGGCTTCCGGCATCTCGCACTGGCGGTTCAAGAACATCGACTGGTCGATCGTCGCCAAGCTCGGTGTGCCCGGGGCGATCGGCGCCTTCGTCGGCGCCAACGTGCTCTCGGCGCTGTCGACGGAGGACGCCGCGCCGTTGATGGCGGCGATCCTGCTGTGCATCGGGGCCTACGTGCTGCTGCGCTTCTCGCTGCGCACCCCGCCGGTGATCGGCGGCGACGGTACGAAGCACGGAGCCAAGTTCCTCACCCCGCTGGGGCTGTTCGGCGGGTTCATCGACGCCTCAGGTGGCGGCGGATGGGGCCCGATCACCACCAGCACCCTGCTCTCCAGCGGTAAGACGGCGCCGCGCACGGTCATCGGCTCAGTCAGCGCCTCGGAATTCCTCGTGGCGCTGTCCGCCTCGCTGGGTTTCCTGGTCGGTCTGCGAGAGCAGTTCTTCCAGAACTTCGGTGTCGTCGTGGCGCTGGCCATCGGCGGGGTGATCGCCGCACCGCTGGCCGCCTTTCTGGTCAGCCGGGTCAGCCCCGCGCTGCTGGGCACCGCGGTCGGCGGCGTCATCGTCCTCACGAACTCCCAGAAACTGGTGCACTACTTCGGCATCGGGTGGCCGTGGTCGTCGTTCATCTACTCGATCATCGTGGTGGCCTGGGCCGTCTTCCTGGTGCTGGCGTGGCGAATCATGCGCGCCCCGGCATACGTTCCCCGCGAGCTGGAATCGCAGGCGACGGTCGCCGAGCAGCCCGCGGAGACCGCCGACGAGGTGCGCTGA
- a CDS encoding O-methyltransferase, producing MGLKQRVPLLRWSVLRFALAMPGFSRTGQIGDGREAATAAYVEANARAGDVDDVLATIDRFAYEKSILMNVGDEKGALLDAAVRRAAPRLALELGTYCGYGALRIARAAPEAMVCSVEFSADNAAVARRIWRHAGVADRVTCVVGTIGDGGRTLDALTDEHGFGPGALDLLFVDHDKRAYLPDLFAILDRNWLHRGSIVVADNVRIPGAPKYRAYMREQQGKLFDTVEHKTHVEYQTMLPDLVLESEYLAG from the coding sequence ATGGGTCTCAAGCAACGGGTGCCTTTGCTCCGCTGGTCGGTTCTGCGGTTCGCCTTGGCGATGCCCGGGTTTTCAAGAACCGGGCAGATCGGCGACGGCCGAGAAGCCGCGACGGCGGCATACGTCGAGGCGAATGCGCGGGCGGGCGACGTGGACGATGTCCTGGCCACGATCGACCGCTTCGCCTACGAGAAGTCGATACTGATGAACGTCGGCGACGAGAAGGGCGCGCTGCTCGACGCGGCGGTGCGCCGGGCAGCGCCCCGTCTGGCCCTCGAACTCGGCACCTACTGCGGATACGGTGCACTGCGCATCGCCCGCGCCGCGCCGGAGGCGATGGTCTGCTCGGTCGAGTTCTCCGCGGACAACGCCGCGGTGGCGCGGCGGATCTGGCGGCACGCGGGTGTCGCCGATCGGGTGACGTGCGTGGTCGGGACGATCGGGGACGGCGGTCGTACGCTCGACGCGCTCACCGACGAGCACGGCTTCGGCCCAGGCGCGTTGGACCTGCTGTTCGTCGACCACGACAAGCGGGCCTATCTCCCTGACCTGTTCGCCATACTCGACCGCAACTGGCTGCACCGAGGGTCGATCGTCGTCGCCGACAACGTCCGCATCCCTGGCGCGCCGAAATACCGCGCATACATGCGCGAGCAGCAGGGCAAGCTCTTCGACACCGTCGAGCACAAGACCCACGTCGAGTACCAGACGATGCTGCCGGATCTTGTGTTGGAGTCGGAGTACCTCGCGGGCTGA
- a CDS encoding sulfite exporter TauE/SafE family protein: MVLIALAGVGAGAINAIVGSGTLITFPTLVALGYPPVTSTMSNAVGLVAGGMSGTWGYRRELRGQWHRLRWQIPASLVGALSGAWLLLHLPEKVFTQVVPGLLVAALALVVVGPRIQAWARRRAEQSGRSADHVSAARMVALVAGTFAVGVYGGYFTAAQGILLIAVMGALLPEDMQRMNAAKNVLSLIVNIVAAVAYTLVAFDRISWAAAGLIAAGSLIGGFFGAHYGRRLSQNALRAVIVVVGLIGLWRLMAV, translated from the coding sequence ATGGTTCTCATCGCGCTGGCGGGTGTGGGGGCAGGCGCGATCAACGCGATCGTCGGGTCAGGCACGCTGATCACGTTCCCGACCCTGGTCGCGCTCGGCTACCCGCCGGTGACGTCGACCATGTCGAACGCGGTCGGGTTGGTGGCCGGGGGAATGTCGGGCACCTGGGGCTACCGCCGCGAACTGCGCGGGCAGTGGCACCGGCTGCGCTGGCAGATCCCCGCCTCACTGGTCGGCGCGCTGAGCGGGGCGTGGCTGCTGCTGCACCTTCCCGAGAAGGTCTTCACCCAGGTGGTGCCGGGGCTGCTGGTCGCCGCGCTGGCATTGGTCGTGGTCGGCCCGCGAATCCAGGCGTGGGCACGGCGGCGGGCCGAGCAGAGCGGACGGTCGGCCGACCACGTGAGCGCTGCGCGGATGGTGGCCCTGGTGGCAGGGACGTTCGCCGTCGGCGTGTACGGCGGATACTTCACCGCGGCGCAGGGCATTCTGCTGATTGCCGTGATGGGGGCGTTGCTGCCCGAAGACATGCAGCGGATGAACGCCGCCAAGAACGTGCTGTCGCTGATCGTCAACATCGTCGCGGCCGTCGCCTACACCTTGGTGGCGTTCGACCGGATCAGCTGGGCTGCCGCCGGGCTGATCGCGGCCGGTTCGCTGATCGGCGGATTCTTCGGTGCGCACTACGGCCGCCGGCTGTCGCAGAATGCGCTACGCGCGGTCATCGTCGTGGTGGGGCTGATCGGTCTGTGGCGGCTGATGGCGGTTTAG
- the der gene encoding ribosome biogenesis GTPase Der encodes MTSPEDGTWVDERDWEQWAGEEVAEAIEEAAAPPPVVAVVGRPNVGKSTLVNRILGRREAVVQDIPGVTRDRVSYDATWAGRRFVVQDTGGWEPDAKGLQQLVADQATVAMRTADAIILVVDAVVGATAADEAAARMLRKSGKPVFLAANKVDTERGEADAAALWSLGIGQPHSVSAIHGRGVADLLDRVLEKLPEVSEVGGGGGGPRRVALVGKPNVGKSSLLNRLAGDERSVVHDVAGTTVDPVDSLIELGGKTWRFVDTAGLRRKVGQASGHEFYASVRTHGAIDAAEVVLVLIDASQPLTEQDQRVLSMVIEAGRALVLAFNKWDLVDDDRRYLLDREIDRELAQVQWAPRVNISAMTGRAVQKLVPALETSLQSWDARIPTGRLNTFFKEIVAATPPPVRGGKQSRILFATQATARPPTFVLFTSGFLEAGYRRFLERRLRERFGFEGSPIRINVRVREKRGFRPR; translated from the coding sequence ATGACGTCACCGGAGGACGGCACCTGGGTCGACGAACGCGACTGGGAGCAGTGGGCCGGCGAGGAGGTCGCCGAGGCCATCGAGGAGGCGGCCGCCCCGCCACCGGTGGTGGCCGTCGTCGGCCGGCCCAACGTCGGCAAATCTACTCTGGTCAACCGCATTCTGGGCCGCCGTGAAGCGGTCGTGCAGGACATCCCCGGCGTCACCCGAGACCGCGTCTCCTATGACGCGACATGGGCGGGACGCCGCTTCGTCGTCCAGGACACCGGGGGATGGGAGCCCGACGCCAAGGGCCTACAACAACTGGTCGCCGACCAGGCGACCGTCGCGATGCGCACCGCCGACGCGATCATCCTGGTGGTCGACGCGGTCGTCGGTGCCACCGCCGCCGACGAAGCCGCCGCCCGGATGCTGCGCAAATCGGGCAAACCCGTGTTCCTGGCGGCCAACAAGGTCGACACCGAACGCGGGGAGGCCGATGCGGCGGCGCTGTGGTCGCTGGGCATCGGTCAGCCGCACTCGGTGAGCGCCATCCATGGCCGGGGTGTGGCCGATCTGCTGGACCGGGTGCTCGAGAAGCTGCCGGAGGTGTCGGAGGTCGGCGGCGGTGGCGGCGGCCCGCGCCGAGTCGCGCTCGTGGGCAAACCGAACGTGGGGAAGAGTTCGCTACTCAACCGGCTCGCCGGTGACGAACGCTCGGTGGTTCACGACGTCGCCGGGACGACCGTCGACCCGGTGGACTCGCTGATCGAACTCGGCGGCAAGACGTGGCGGTTCGTCGACACCGCCGGTCTGCGGCGCAAGGTCGGCCAAGCCAGCGGCCACGAGTTCTACGCCTCAGTGCGCACCCACGGCGCCATCGACGCGGCCGAAGTGGTGCTGGTGCTGATCGACGCCTCACAGCCGCTGACCGAACAGGACCAGCGGGTGCTGTCGATGGTGATCGAGGCCGGGCGCGCACTGGTGCTCGCCTTCAACAAGTGGGACCTCGTCGACGATGACCGCCGCTACCTGCTGGACCGTGAGATCGACCGCGAACTGGCGCAGGTGCAGTGGGCGCCGCGGGTCAACATCTCGGCGATGACCGGCCGGGCCGTGCAGAAACTGGTGCCGGCCCTGGAAACCTCGTTGCAGTCGTGGGACGCCCGGATCCCGACGGGCCGACTGAACACGTTCTTCAAGGAGATCGTGGCCGCCACGCCGCCCCCGGTGCGGGGCGGCAAGCAGTCCAGAATCCTGTTCGCCACCCAGGCCACCGCACGTCCACCGACGTTCGTGCTCTTCACCAGCGGATTCCTCGAGGCGGGCTATCGGCGGTTCCTCGAGCGGCGACTGCGCGAGAGGTTCGGCTTCGAGGGAAGCCCGATCCGGATCAACGTTCGGGTACGCGAGAAGCGTGGCTTCCGACCGCGCTAG
- a CDS encoding DEAD/DEAH box helicase, protein MQLSSYDRLFPSQDFHTGRGVGNLIAAPMNGKRRQHGTTVFLDPATLEPYEDQWAYLSSIARLSTKDVTALARQLPDPQIGHDVRRLQLPTSSRVIPRPAAIVRAEFASRLTLTTNDLGPAMISAVKHAASIRNPEFDARQRARRSTWDTPRFLYSYDETADGDLVLPRGLHPLLTELVESADSTLHVDDRRILGQRQKFTCSTPLRTVQATALHQLLEHDTGVLIAPPGTGKTVIACAAIESRATATLVLVDRKALADQWRDRISSHLRFACGQIGGGRSKTTGILDIALLPTLARRDNVEDITANYGFVIVDECHHVAASAFFGVLSRIAARYWLGLTATPERRDGLEDLIYHQLGSNHVAIEPPSTGQFPVDGSDLLTPHPVLHLHPTEFQYCGDADPTAPGGMAEIYRALVADRTRLEQIVDDVLTASENGANILVLTTWVEHLNAITDQLRTAGKTVTVLSGGMKARERRQIADQLTNHTPDSDSLLIVGTSSFIGEGFDCPALDTLFLAAPITFKNRLVQYIGRVTRPYPSKTAATVHDYHDELTPVIASSLKKRTPGYLKMGFPDPRKMSR, encoded by the coding sequence ATGCAACTGAGTAGCTATGACCGTTTGTTCCCATCCCAGGACTTCCACACCGGGCGAGGGGTGGGCAATCTGATCGCCGCACCAATGAACGGTAAGCGCCGTCAACACGGCACCACCGTCTTCCTCGATCCCGCCACCCTCGAGCCATACGAGGATCAGTGGGCCTACCTGTCAAGCATCGCCCGATTGTCCACCAAAGACGTGACCGCGTTGGCGCGCCAACTTCCCGACCCACAGATCGGTCACGATGTCCGGCGTCTGCAGCTACCGACATCGTCGCGCGTTATCCCACGGCCGGCGGCCATCGTGCGCGCAGAGTTCGCATCACGACTCACCTTGACCACCAATGACCTTGGCCCAGCGATGATCTCGGCCGTCAAACATGCCGCATCGATACGCAACCCGGAATTCGATGCGCGCCAACGTGCCCGCCGCAGCACCTGGGACACACCACGGTTCCTCTACAGCTACGACGAAACCGCTGACGGTGATCTCGTCCTGCCCCGCGGCCTCCATCCTCTGCTGACCGAACTCGTCGAATCGGCCGACAGCACGCTACACGTCGACGACAGACGCATCCTCGGTCAACGCCAAAAGTTCACTTGCAGCACGCCGTTGCGCACCGTTCAGGCCACCGCACTGCACCAACTCCTGGAGCACGACACCGGTGTCCTCATCGCCCCTCCGGGCACGGGAAAGACTGTTATCGCCTGTGCGGCAATCGAGTCACGAGCTACCGCGACCCTGGTCCTGGTCGATCGCAAGGCCCTGGCCGATCAATGGCGCGACCGGATCAGCAGCCACCTGAGGTTCGCATGCGGTCAGATCGGTGGCGGGCGTTCGAAAACCACGGGCATCCTCGACATCGCGCTGCTGCCGACGCTTGCCCGCCGCGACAACGTCGAGGACATCACCGCAAACTACGGATTCGTCATTGTGGACGAATGCCACCACGTCGCCGCCAGCGCGTTCTTCGGCGTCCTGAGCCGCATAGCCGCGCGGTACTGGCTCGGCCTGACCGCCACGCCGGAGCGCCGTGACGGGCTCGAAGACCTGATCTATCACCAACTCGGATCCAACCATGTGGCCATCGAGCCGCCCAGTACCGGACAGTTCCCGGTCGACGGTTCCGATCTACTGACGCCCCACCCGGTTCTGCACCTGCATCCGACCGAATTCCAATACTGTGGCGACGCCGACCCCACCGCACCCGGTGGAATGGCCGAAATCTATCGAGCCCTCGTCGCTGACCGCACTCGACTCGAGCAGATCGTCGACGACGTGCTGACCGCCTCCGAAAACGGAGCCAACATCCTGGTGCTCACCACCTGGGTCGAACACCTCAACGCCATCACCGACCAGCTACGGACCGCCGGAAAGACCGTCACCGTTCTCAGCGGCGGCATGAAGGCTCGTGAACGCCGACAGATCGCCGACCAACTTACCAACCACACGCCGGATTCGGATTCACTCCTGATCGTCGGCACCAGCTCGTTCATCGGGGAAGGCTTCGACTGCCCCGCTCTCGACACACTGTTCCTGGCAGCGCCAATCACCTTCAAGAACCGCCTCGTGCAATACATCGGTCGCGTGACCCGTCCCTACCCCTCGAAGACCGCCGCAACCGTGCACGACTACCACGACGAGCTCACCCCCGTCATCGCCTCATCGCTGAAGAAACGAACACCCGGCTACCTCAAGATGGGCTTCCCCGACCCGCGCAAGATGAGCCGATAG
- the xerD gene encoding site-specific tyrosine recombinase XerD — MTTSAVRRSALDDQLQGYLDHLTIERGVAANTLSSYRRDLRRYAEHLTGRGLEDLAQVAEADVSDFLVALRRGDPDTGANALSAVSAARALIAVRGLHRFAVAEGLTDADVARAVKPPRPGRRLPKSLSIDEVLALLDGAGRDSEADGPLTLRNRVLLELLYSTGARISEAVGLDIDDVDTHARSVLLRGKGGKQRLVPIGRPAVSALDAYLVRGRPDLARRGRGTPAIFLNARGGRLSRQSAWQVLQDAAERAGITSPVSPHTLRHSFATHLLDGGADVRVVQELLGHASVTTTQIYTMVTVHALREVWAGAHPRAR, encoded by the coding sequence ATGACCACCTCGGCTGTTCGACGGTCGGCGCTCGACGATCAGTTGCAGGGTTACCTCGACCACCTGACGATCGAGCGTGGCGTGGCCGCCAATACGCTGAGTTCCTACCGCCGCGACCTGCGCCGCTATGCCGAGCACCTCACCGGACGCGGGCTCGAAGACCTCGCCCAGGTCGCCGAGGCCGACGTCAGCGACTTCCTCGTGGCGTTGCGGCGCGGTGATCCCGACACCGGTGCGAACGCGTTGTCGGCGGTGTCGGCGGCGCGGGCACTGATCGCGGTGCGCGGACTGCATCGCTTCGCGGTCGCCGAGGGGTTGACCGACGCCGACGTCGCCCGCGCGGTCAAGCCGCCCAGGCCCGGACGGCGGTTGCCCAAGAGCCTGTCGATCGATGAGGTGCTGGCGCTCCTCGACGGCGCCGGGCGCGACAGCGAGGCCGACGGCCCCCTCACTCTGCGCAACCGCGTGCTGCTGGAACTGCTGTACTCGACCGGTGCGCGGATCTCCGAAGCTGTCGGCCTCGACATCGATGACGTCGACACGCACGCACGGTCGGTACTGCTGCGGGGAAAGGGCGGCAAGCAGCGCTTGGTGCCGATCGGCCGTCCGGCGGTCAGCGCACTGGACGCGTACCTCGTGCGGGGGCGGCCGGATCTGGCCCGCCGTGGCCGCGGTACACCGGCGATCTTCCTCAACGCGCGGGGTGGGCGACTGTCGCGCCAGAGCGCCTGGCAGGTTTTGCAGGACGCGGCCGAACGGGCCGGAATCACCTCGCCGGTGTCGCCGCATACGCTGCGGCACTCGTTCGCGACGCATCTGCTCGACGGGGGTGCCGACGTGCGCGTCGTGCAGGAACTCCTCGGGCACGCATCGGTGACGACGACGCAGATCTACACCATGGTGACGGTGCATGCGCTTCGCGAGGTATGGGCAGGGGCGCATCCGCGGGCTCGCTGA
- the scpB gene encoding SMC-Scp complex subunit ScpB: MTDEISDGNLGIGIGIGVATAPELDDSELRNVLEALLLVVDTPVTVDQLAVVTEQPGYRIVTTLTEMAADLAARDSGIDLREAGGGWRMFTRSRYAPYVERLLLDGARSKLTRAALETLAVVAYRQPVTRARVSAVRGVNVDAVMRTLVARGLITEAGTDPDSGAVTFATTELFLERLGLSSLADLPDIAPLLPEVDVIDDLSESLADEPRFMKLGGVPAPTGQPMSYDVDKDDR, encoded by the coding sequence ATGACCGACGAGATCTCCGATGGCAACCTCGGCATCGGCATCGGCATCGGCGTCGCGACCGCCCCCGAGCTCGACGACTCCGAACTGCGCAACGTGCTCGAAGCCCTGCTCCTGGTCGTGGACACCCCAGTGACCGTCGACCAGCTGGCCGTGGTCACCGAGCAGCCTGGTTACCGGATCGTCACCACCCTCACCGAGATGGCCGCCGATCTGGCCGCCCGGGACAGCGGTATCGACCTGCGCGAAGCCGGCGGGGGCTGGCGGATGTTCACCAGGTCGCGTTACGCCCCGTACGTCGAGCGGCTGCTGCTCGACGGCGCCCGCTCCAAGCTCACCCGGGCGGCGCTGGAGACGTTGGCCGTGGTGGCCTACCGCCAGCCCGTGACCCGCGCGCGGGTCAGCGCGGTCCGTGGGGTCAACGTCGACGCGGTCATGCGTACGCTGGTGGCCCGCGGATTGATCACCGAGGCCGGCACCGATCCGGACTCGGGCGCGGTCACGTTCGCGACGACCGAGCTGTTCCTCGAGCGGCTCGGGCTGTCCTCGCTGGCCGATCTGCCCGACATCGCGCCGCTGCTGCCCGAGGTCGACGTGATCGACGATCTGAGCGAATCGCTCGCGGACGAACCGAGGTTCATGAAACTGGGCGGCGTGCCCGCACCCACCGGACAGCCGATGTCCTACGACGTGGACAAGGATGACCGATGA